A region of Candidatus Nezhaarchaeota archaeon DNA encodes the following proteins:
- a CDS encoding Coenzyme F420 hydrogenase/dehydrogenase, beta subunit C-terminal domain has translation MQLAGLGAASLFKTPKAFNNLMLDVIGKGICTKCGMCVSSCQVHALSMTEEGPRKVGPCRLCEACYHSCPRSPALSEELLKASLKYEGVEDEVLGRYINIISARTTREDVRSRAQDGGVVTTLLIYAFERGLIDGAIVASKSSVEAWRPIPKVALDVSAALEAAGTKYSSSPNLVALKDAVYGYELERLCVVGVPCQVTAAQNVRVHPKAARKIGDKIALIIGLFCMESFPHKRLVEYLALNKIDASRVSKFDIKDGKFRVYVEGSESLSVPVKDLKGYVNEYCEVCRDLTSLYADISVGAIGSQRGWSTVIVRSSKGAELFNNAVRDGYLEVGDIGSGTDTLKKIAKRKASKK, from the coding sequence GTGCAGTTAGCAGGGCTAGGTGCAGCCAGTTTATTTAAAACTCCTAAAGCGTTCAATAACCTAATGCTTGATGTAATTGGAAAGGGTATATGCACTAAGTGCGGCATGTGCGTCTCTTCATGTCAGGTACACGCCCTATCCATGACTGAAGAGGGGCCCAGGAAGGTGGGTCCATGCAGACTATGTGAGGCCTGCTATCATTCCTGCCCAAGAAGCCCTGCTCTATCAGAAGAGCTGCTTAAAGCCTCTTTGAAGTATGAGGGGGTTGAGGATGAAGTTTTGGGGCGCTACATAAATATTATTAGCGCTAGGACAACTCGTGAGGATGTTAGGTCTAGGGCTCAAGATGGTGGAGTTGTCACGACACTGCTCATCTATGCCTTTGAAAGGGGACTGATTGATGGTGCTATAGTTGCATCGAAGAGCTCAGTAGAGGCTTGGAGGCCTATACCAAAAGTCGCTTTAGATGTAAGTGCTGCACTAGAGGCTGCAGGAACCAAGTACTCCAGTAGCCCTAACTTGGTGGCTTTAAAGGATGCAGTCTACGGATATGAGCTTGAGAGGTTATGTGTGGTAGGTGTTCCTTGCCAGGTTACTGCGGCTCAGAATGTCAGGGTTCATCCCAAGGCTGCAAGAAAGATTGGAGATAAGATAGCTCTCATAATTGGATTGTTCTGTATGGAGTCATTTCCCCATAAAAGGCTTGTTGAGTACCTTGCACTAAATAAGATAGATGCATCTAGAGTATCAAAGTTCGATATAAAGGATGGTAAGTTTAGGGTTTATGTAGAAGGCTCTGAGTCTCTAAGCGTTCCAGTAAAGGATCTTAAGGGTTACGTGAATGAGTACTGCGAAGTGTGCAGGGACCTAACGTCACTCTACGCTGATATCTCTGTTGGTGCTATAGGCTCTCAGCGTGGATGGTCAACTGTAATAGTTAGAAGTAGCAAGGGCGCTGAACTGTTTAATAATGCTGTCAGGGATGGATACCTCGAGGTTGGGGATATTGGAAGTGGAACTGATACCTTAAAGAAGATAGCTAAGAGGAAAGCTTCAAAGAAGTGA
- a CDS encoding Na(+)/H(+) antiporter subunit B codes for MRLREVAIGIMAATLLFAIMLAVTLGGTGWTPSTEIRPLAKFYLENCFNVFNKDLWAASPEAVCAMLWDYRGIDTYYETAVFFLAVIGGVAIFRVAEIKISVTRERQRGLSIIVKSVSRIVFPLIVITSASVAFHGHLTPGGGFQAGSILAIAPLVLIAAFSRHFIEEDLRLTKDKCLTLRTVGLIAIALIVAIPILAGAMALMQNQVKPWSHHFSYPEALGPLWLAGSLFFYNVAEYLTVGAGFTLLFLLMSIPEEEFRRILKL; via the coding sequence ATGAGGTTAAGGGAGGTAGCAATAGGGATCATGGCCGCCACCCTCCTCTTCGCCATAATGTTAGCAGTAACTCTAGGAGGCACTGGCTGGACCCCTTCAACTGAAATACGTCCACTAGCTAAATTCTACCTTGAAAACTGCTTTAACGTGTTTAACAAGGATCTTTGGGCGGCCAGCCCTGAAGCTGTTTGCGCAATGCTATGGGACTATAGAGGAATAGACACCTACTATGAAACCGCCGTCTTCTTTCTAGCAGTAATCGGCGGAGTGGCCATCTTTAGAGTAGCAGAAATCAAGATTAGTGTTACGAGGGAAAGACAGCGAGGCCTATCAATAATAGTTAAATCCGTGTCTAGGATTGTCTTCCCTCTAATAGTAATAACATCCGCATCTGTAGCCTTTCATGGTCATCTAACTCCTGGAGGAGGCTTCCAAGCGGGTTCAATACTAGCCATCGCCCCACTCGTATTAATTGCGGCTTTCTCGAGACATTTCATAGAGGAGGACCTTAGGCTCACCAAGGATAAGTGTCTGACTTTAAGAACCGTAGGACTAATAGCAATAGCCCTAATAGTAGCGATACCCATTTTGGCTGGGGCCATGGCACTTATGCAAAATCAAGTTAAGCCTTGGTCTCATCACTTCTCATACCCCGAAGCACTAGGTCCCCTATGGCTTGCAGGCTCCTTATTCTTCTACAATGTGGCTGAGTACCTCACCGTGGGAGCTGGCTTCACGTTACTATTCCTCCTAATGTCAATACCAGAGGAGGAGTTCAGGAGGATCTTGAAGTTATGA
- a CDS encoding NADH-quinone oxidoreductase subunit C, with protein sequence MAERHLEVLNVLRNELKEALLNVEYLAGRRILVIKVDKASIIRAIDALNKISGGEAHLTTISGADLGTADVELTYFMWLIPQRLRVIIKTVLPKSELKIQSVVNVAPAAILYEREVYEMLGVVFNGHPKLERLFLPEDWPEGVYPLRRD encoded by the coding sequence GTGGCTGAGAGGCATCTTGAAGTCCTTAATGTGCTGAGGAATGAGCTCAAAGAGGCTCTTCTAAATGTCGAATACTTAGCTGGAAGGAGGATCCTTGTTATTAAGGTTGACAAAGCTTCAATTATTCGAGCAATTGATGCCCTCAATAAGATTAGTGGGGGCGAGGCGCACTTAACGACCATAAGTGGAGCTGATTTAGGTACAGCTGATGTTGAGTTAACGTACTTCATGTGGCTTATACCTCAGAGGCTTCGTGTTATCATAAAGACTGTGCTGCCCAAGAGTGAACTGAAGATTCAGAGCGTAGTGAATGTGGCGCCCGCTGCAATCCTCTATGAGCGTGAGGTCTATGAGATGCTTGGAGTGGTGTTTAACGGACACCCAAAACTTGAGCGTCTCTTCTTACCTGAAGACTGGCCTGAGGGGGTGTATCCTTTAAGGAGGGACTAG
- a CDS encoding NADH-quinone oxidoreductase subunit I, whose translation MRLPSLIKEAWLNLLRKPVTVKYPFKRLPVSHIYRGRHELIKERCTGCGLCSNVCPAFAIVMTPIDGKVFPRIDLGKCIYCYQCEDACPRGAIRRGKSYELASWSREEMILR comes from the coding sequence GTGAGGTTGCCATCCCTAATAAAGGAGGCATGGCTCAACTTACTTAGAAAGCCGGTGACCGTAAAGTACCCGTTTAAGAGGTTGCCAGTATCGCACATATATCGTGGAAGGCATGAGCTGATAAAGGAGAGGTGCACTGGATGCGGTCTTTGCTCTAATGTGTGTCCTGCCTTTGCCATAGTCATGACGCCCATTGATGGCAAGGTTTTTCCTAGGATAGATCTAGGTAAATGCATATACTGCTACCAGTGCGAAGATGCTTGCCCGAGAGGAGCTATAAGGCGTGGAAAAAGCTATGAGCTTGCTTCATGGAGTAGAGAGGAGATGATTTTGAGGTGA
- the mnhG gene encoding monovalent cation/H(+) antiporter subunit G — protein sequence MWGIIEQVLLYIGIILIFVGALCDLIGALGLLRFPNFFVRLHAATVGIIGGAAYPLFGLTLMTFACDFLGYWRWLLASGSFITALIIIITAPAGSHALARGAYRSGLPVEPKVCDFLEEDKGRGD from the coding sequence ATGTGGGGAATAATCGAGCAAGTTCTTCTTTACATAGGTATAATCCTAATATTCGTAGGAGCTTTATGCGACTTAATAGGGGCGCTGGGTCTATTGAGGTTTCCAAACTTCTTTGTTCGCCTCCATGCGGCCACGGTAGGGATTATAGGAGGGGCTGCGTATCCACTATTTGGGCTTACACTCATGACATTTGCCTGTGACTTCCTAGGATACTGGAGGTGGCTACTTGCTTCAGGTTCCTTCATAACAGCACTGATAATAATAATTACGGCTCCAGCAGGCTCTCATGCACTAGCTAGAGGCGCATATAGAAGTGGTCTTCCCGTAGAGCCTAAGGTATGTGACTTTCTTGAAGAGGACAAGGGAAGGGGAGATTAA
- a CDS encoding monovalent cation/H+ antiporter complex subunit F has product MPVEELVKAVIITTMPIFAVAIALYTIRIIKGPTVPDMALAVDCLSYDVCFFMALLAIYFEAPFLIVCAICLALWTYIFSVYIAKYLERKELGE; this is encoded by the coding sequence TTGCCTGTTGAGGAGTTAGTAAAGGCAGTTATCATCACCACAATGCCAATCTTTGCTGTTGCGATAGCTCTTTACACTATTAGGATAATAAAGGGACCCACGGTCCCCGATATGGCTTTAGCGGTCGACTGTTTATCTTATGACGTATGCTTCTTCATGGCCCTCCTGGCCATATACTTCGAAGCCCCCTTCCTCATAGTATGTGCTATTTGTCTTGCTCTCTGGACGTACATATTTAGTGTGTACATAGCAAAATATCTCGAACGAAAAGAACTGGGTGAGTAG
- a CDS encoding cation:proton antiporter (subunit D of antiporter complex involved in resistance to high concentrations of Na+, K+, Li+ and/or alkali; contains an oxidoreductase domain; catalyzes the transfer of electrons from NADH to ubiquinone), whose amino-acid sequence MEPGYIASLAAMQPFLAMAASFALPLISLILKRREIWEAFALTVCSINFILSLMVLHYLYAISSKPLLYAFGSWPPPIGIVYTIDLAASLMGLLINGLVLAAAIFSIRYMEHENGVQWYYTLLLGFEAGMLGCVYTGDIFNLFVMLEVMSLAAYGLVAFRRETHEAVEAAIKYAIVGSVATTAYFIAVTFAYGAFGTLNMADLALKLRGSTLPVTGSPVGDVFLGSAIFLALTFWAFTLKAAVAPNHFWLPDAHPAAPSPISALLSGIMVKVALFALMRYLFTIFRGAPPTIPIIQIIDYATIALGLLSTIIGSTLMLTQRDIKRLIAYGTILNVGYIAMGMGLANISGLAAALFHLMNHAVGKALLFMAAGAFIHAAGTRSFDELAGVGRRMPLTSATFLVGALALAGAPPLSGFMSKLLLFKAYLESGWLAPIVVVIVVTSVFALMGYLKAFYHVYAKQPIKDVSLIKEAPTSMVAPLLVLAALCVVFGLAAPLIVDNIIVPAVQSLFDTQGYVSVSQEMAKLIMGGG is encoded by the coding sequence ATGGAACCAGGTTACATCGCTAGTCTAGCTGCAATGCAACCATTCCTAGCTATGGCGGCATCATTTGCTTTACCCCTTATAAGCCTAATCTTAAAGAGGAGAGAAATATGGGAGGCCTTCGCACTAACGGTATGCTCGATAAACTTCATCCTATCGCTAATGGTCCTCCATTACCTCTACGCTATTTCGAGCAAGCCTCTACTATACGCTTTCGGCTCATGGCCCCCACCAATTGGAATAGTCTACACTATAGATCTAGCTGCCTCCTTAATGGGCCTCTTAATTAACGGCCTTGTCTTGGCAGCTGCAATATTCAGTATCCGCTACATGGAGCATGAGAACGGTGTGCAATGGTACTACACTCTACTGCTTGGCTTTGAAGCTGGCATGCTTGGCTGCGTCTACACTGGTGACATATTCAACTTGTTCGTAATGCTTGAAGTTATGTCCTTAGCTGCTTATGGCCTTGTAGCATTTCGACGCGAGACCCATGAGGCTGTCGAGGCAGCCATAAAGTATGCTATTGTAGGGTCAGTTGCAACGACTGCATACTTCATAGCAGTAACGTTCGCCTATGGCGCCTTCGGCACGCTCAATATGGCCGACCTAGCATTAAAGCTTAGAGGCTCCACACTACCTGTAACAGGCTCACCAGTTGGTGATGTCTTCCTAGGTTCAGCTATCTTTTTAGCATTAACTTTCTGGGCTTTCACCCTAAAGGCAGCTGTAGCACCAAACCACTTCTGGCTTCCAGATGCGCATCCAGCAGCACCATCACCAATATCAGCACTGCTGTCAGGTATCATGGTTAAAGTGGCCCTATTCGCGTTGATGAGATACCTATTCACTATATTTAGAGGAGCGCCTCCGACAATCCCGATAATCCAAATCATCGACTATGCAACAATAGCTCTAGGGCTCCTTTCAACGATAATAGGGTCGACATTAATGCTTACTCAACGTGACATAAAGAGGCTAATAGCCTATGGGACCATACTTAACGTGGGATACATAGCTATGGGTATGGGGCTAGCTAACATTAGTGGGCTAGCAGCTGCACTGTTTCATTTAATGAACCATGCAGTAGGCAAGGCCCTATTATTTATGGCTGCTGGAGCTTTCATACATGCAGCGGGTACGAGAAGCTTTGACGAGCTAGCTGGAGTAGGCAGGAGAATGCCATTAACAAGCGCGACTTTCCTTGTAGGAGCACTAGCATTAGCTGGAGCACCACCGCTAAGTGGCTTCATGAGCAAGCTTCTCCTCTTTAAAGCTTATTTAGAATCTGGCTGGCTAGCCCCAATAGTTGTGGTCATAGTTGTGACTAGCGTCTTTGCCCTGATGGGCTACTTAAAGGCCTTCTACCATGTTTATGCAAAGCAACCAATAAAGGATGTATCACTGATTAAAGAAGCCCCCACCTCGATGGTTGCACCACTCCTTGTCCTAGCAGCGCTATGCGTGGTATTCGGTCTAGCCGCACCGTTAATCGTTGACAACATAATAGTGCCGGCGGTTCAATCTCTATTCGATACCCAGGGTTACGTATCTGTCTCTCAAGAAATGGCAAAGTTGATAATGGGTGGTGGGTGA
- a CDS encoding Na+/H+ antiporter subunit E, with amino-acid sequence MSRILSFIVALMLLFTVFLIVSASISPMDVILGLVASIVVAAFTSTLIIREAPQKALNVTRWAWAVLFFLYYILVMEPKCHWDVIKRILHPKAPIKPGIVRVPYKVRSDYAITAVACSITNTPGTVVIDVDEGEKKRYYVHWIDVKTMDEERCYEMISKTFEYYVRKVFD; translated from the coding sequence ATGTCGAGGATTTTGAGCTTCATCGTGGCACTCATGCTGCTCTTTACAGTGTTCTTAATAGTATCAGCCTCGATATCGCCTATGGACGTAATTCTAGGATTAGTGGCATCAATAGTTGTCGCTGCCTTCACATCAACCCTCATAATAAGAGAAGCCCCTCAAAAAGCCCTCAACGTGACTAGATGGGCTTGGGCGGTGTTATTCTTCCTCTACTACATTCTAGTCATGGAGCCTAAATGTCATTGGGATGTAATAAAGAGGATCCTACACCCAAAAGCGCCAATTAAGCCAGGCATAGTGAGAGTCCCTTACAAAGTGAGGAGTGACTATGCTATAACAGCAGTTGCATGTTCGATAACTAATACTCCTGGAACTGTTGTTATAGACGTAGATGAAGGTGAAAAGAAAAGATACTATGTGCATTGGATAGACGTTAAGACCATGGATGAAGAGAGGTGTTATGAAATGATATCTAAAACATTTGAATATTATGTTAGGAAGGTGTTTGATTAA
- a CDS encoding NADH-quinone oxidoreductase subunit B family protein produces the protein MLLQRIATWARLSSPWVLHVNTGACNACDIEVLAALAPRFDVERFGILLKPSPRHADVIVITGPVTKQAAERIKRVYEQTPDPKFVIAVGSCTISGGVFQGCYGVLEGVNKIVPVDVYVPGCPPRPDAIIHGVIKLIEKVSRGG, from the coding sequence TTGCTGCTACAGAGAATCGCTACGTGGGCCAGATTGAGTTCGCCTTGGGTGCTCCATGTTAATACTGGAGCCTGCAATGCATGCGACATTGAGGTTCTAGCAGCATTGGCTCCTAGATTCGATGTTGAGCGTTTCGGGATTTTACTTAAGCCCTCTCCTAGGCATGCCGATGTTATCGTCATTACTGGTCCTGTTACAAAGCAAGCAGCTGAGAGGATAAAGAGGGTGTATGAACAGACCCCCGACCCTAAGTTCGTCATTGCTGTTGGCAGCTGCACAATTAGTGGAGGAGTGTTTCAGGGCTGTTATGGCGTATTGGAGGGGGTTAACAAAATTGTACCGGTTGATGTGTACGTTCCTGGCTGCCCTCCAAGACCTGATGCTATAATACATGGAGTGATTAAGCTCATTGAGAAGGTGAGTAGGGGTGGCTGA
- a CDS encoding nickel-dependent hydrogenase large subunit, translated as MSTTDLVVGPIHPALHEPARFVFKVDGEVVVDVEPRVGYVHRGIEKAMTERTYIKGIYLVERICGICNVAHTLTAVQAIEDAFGVEVPRRAKYLRTLVHELNRVHSHLLILGIFSELIGFETLFMLLWRDREAVMDLIEMVTGNRVMSAYNIIGGVRRNIRDFEMAQIRSTMSSLVEKVKRYKEVFINDPTIRARSVDVGYLSRSKAIALGAVGPIARGSGLEVDVRVDEPYAAFDEVSCTPVVYSDGDTWARFMVRLDEILEAINIINQCLDKMPSGPVKVPVPEAALKTSEGFSVIEAPRGELIHHVYVKEGNDKPLRYRIRTPTYANIPAVCEMLKGGYIADIPAALVSIDPCFSCNDRLAIVDINSGMGRIVDIFSLARRFKK; from the coding sequence GTGTCAACAACTGACTTAGTAGTAGGACCCATACATCCCGCCCTTCACGAGCCCGCCAGGTTCGTCTTTAAAGTTGATGGCGAAGTAGTGGTCGACGTGGAGCCTAGGGTAGGCTATGTTCATAGAGGGATTGAAAAGGCTATGACTGAAAGGACCTACATTAAGGGCATATACCTAGTCGAGAGGATATGTGGTATATGCAATGTTGCCCACACATTGACGGCCGTTCAAGCCATTGAAGATGCTTTCGGTGTTGAAGTGCCTAGAAGAGCTAAATACCTACGCACCTTGGTTCACGAGCTTAATAGAGTGCATAGCCACTTACTGATTTTGGGCATCTTCTCAGAGCTCATTGGGTTTGAAACTCTATTCATGCTACTTTGGAGAGATCGAGAGGCGGTCATGGACCTCATAGAGATGGTCACCGGAAACAGGGTCATGTCCGCCTACAACATCATAGGTGGCGTTAGGAGAAACATACGAGATTTTGAGATGGCTCAAATCAGGAGTACCATGAGCTCGCTCGTAGAGAAGGTTAAGCGCTACAAGGAAGTGTTCATAAATGATCCGACAATAAGAGCCCGTAGCGTTGATGTCGGTTATCTAAGTAGATCTAAGGCTATAGCCCTCGGTGCTGTAGGACCCATAGCTAGAGGTTCTGGTCTTGAAGTGGATGTTCGAGTCGATGAGCCTTATGCTGCCTTTGATGAAGTCTCATGTACTCCGGTCGTGTATAGTGATGGTGATACATGGGCTAGGTTCATGGTTAGGCTTGATGAAATCCTTGAGGCTATAAACATCATAAATCAGTGTTTAGACAAAATGCCTTCAGGACCAGTTAAGGTACCTGTCCCTGAAGCTGCCCTTAAGACCTCTGAGGGATTTTCAGTGATTGAAGCCCCCCGAGGAGAGCTGATTCATCATGTGTATGTCAAGGAAGGTAACGACAAGCCGTTGAGGTATAGAATTAGAACACCCACTTATGCGAACATACCAGCAGTTTGTGAGATGCTAAAGGGAGGTTACATAGCTGATATACCTGCTGCACTTGTCAGTATAGATCCTTGCTTTTCGTGCAACGACCGCTTGGCTATAGTCGATATAAACTCAGGGATGGGGAGGATTGTAGACATATTTAGCCTGGCAAGGAGGTTTAAGAAGTGA
- a CDS encoding DUF4040 domain-containing protein has translation MSFFAFSFVAFALTLGAIFTYFAIRSKDLLKAAVFSAGQSAAYALAFFMLMAPDIVLAYIAVAVGIYTVVLVYLISKTERHEEVE, from the coding sequence ATGTCGTTCTTTGCATTTTCATTCGTAGCTTTTGCTCTAACATTAGGGGCTATTTTCACTTACTTTGCCATTAGAAGTAAAGACTTGCTTAAAGCTGCGGTTTTTTCAGCTGGTCAATCGGCAGCTTACGCTTTAGCCTTCTTTATGCTCATGGCCCCCGACATAGTATTAGCCTACATCGCTGTAGCTGTAGGAATTTACACCGTAGTACTTGTCTACTTAATAAGCAAGACAGAAAGGCACGAGGAGGTTGAATAA
- a CDS encoding sodium:proton antiporter, with amino-acid sequence MIIEAILQLYGYAALITVVAISLYGIVRGPSLIKKLIALTILGDTANVLIIFLGFRFGGEIYPPILPTLNPTQETISWFISVAVDPVPQCLVITAIVINMAITMFLAFLIIQVYRLYGTTMVKKIARLKG; translated from the coding sequence ATGATCATTGAAGCGATACTCCAGCTATACGGTTATGCAGCCCTAATAACAGTGGTGGCAATCTCACTTTATGGTATAGTAAGAGGCCCCTCATTAATAAAGAAGCTTATAGCCCTAACGATACTTGGGGACACAGCTAACGTACTAATAATATTCCTAGGATTTAGATTTGGAGGAGAGATATACCCCCCAATTCTACCAACATTAAATCCAACTCAAGAGACAATTTCTTGGTTTATTTCAGTAGCTGTAGACCCTGTACCTCAATGTCTCGTAATAACAGCTATAGTCATAAACATGGCTATAACAATGTTCTTAGCGTTCCTAATTATACAGGTGTATAGGCTCTATGGCACCACAATGGTTAAGAAGATAGCTAGGCTAAAAGGGTGA